A genomic region of Octopus sinensis linkage group LG2, ASM634580v1, whole genome shotgun sequence contains the following coding sequences:
- the LOC115232279 gene encoding ras-related protein Rab-28, with product MSDSENECFDKRLKIVLLGDCLTGKTSIATRYTQDNFWKEYKKTMGVDFYLKRIILRGQMNVVLQIWDVSGICLGSSMLENYIYGAQGIILVYDITNYISFENLEDWLLTINRSCLHSGKSPSHLALVGNKVDLEHVRAVSEERHVKFAADHNMSNHFISAKTGECMSVCFQRVAAELVGLKLTTAEKEQQQQVVTANIECEPCPKVASVQNSPRSPICSLQ from the exons ATGTCAGACTCGGAAAATGAATGTTTTGATAAACGGCTCAAGATTGTTTTGCTTGGCGATTGTCTCACGGGGAag ACTTCCATAGCAACTCGATACACACAGGACAATTTctggaaagaatataaaaaaacgaTGGGAGTGGACTTTTATTTGAAAAGAATCATTCTAAGGG GTCAAATGAATGTGGTACTGCAAATCTGGGATGTCAGTGGGATCTGTTTAGGGAGCAGCATGCTGGAAAATTACATATATGGTGCACAG GGAATTATTTTGGTTTATGACATTACCAATTATATCAGCTTCGAGAACCTGGAAGATTGGTTGCTAACTATTAACAGATCCTGTCTGCACAGTGGGAAATCTCCATCACACTTGGCACTCGTTGGAAACAAAG TTGATCTCGAACATGTGAGAGCTGTCAGCGAAGAACGGCACGTCAAGTTTGCTGCAGACCATAATATGTCCAACCACTTTATTAGTGCAAAAACTGGTGAATGC atgTCTGTCTGCTTCCAACGTGTTGCTGCTGAGTTGGTCGGCTTAAAGTTAACGACTGCTgagaaagaacaacagcaacaggttGTCACTGCAAACATTGAATGTGAACCCTGTCCGAAAGTCGCTTCAGTTCAAAACTCTCCTCGCAGCCCAATTTGCTCGTTACAATAA